A genomic stretch from Coffea arabica cultivar ET-39 chromosome 10c, Coffea Arabica ET-39 HiFi, whole genome shotgun sequence includes:
- the LOC113713731 gene encoding trihelix transcription factor DF1-like isoform X2 — protein MNSFPMTKMKMAELGYQRSSKKCKEKFENVFKYHKRTKEGRASKADGKTYRFFDQLEALETNPSMQLPQPPTRPQPPTPAAAAMAVPMHAASNPPISSHGTVSSAPLSPNPVSFAQNFLPQNVTSNAIPTIPSLPPSQSQHLHPPPPTTNAANHPPPPPHHHHHHPSNTTFPHHPSLSTSMLSNSSSSSTSSDEDIGRRHLRKRKWKDFFERLMKNVIDKQEELQKKFLDTLEKRERDRMIREEAWRVQEMARINREHDLLVQERSMAAAKDAAVIAFLQKITEQQNPNNPNSTPIQLPAQLQLPETTRIPPAPPPTVPPSMSVSVPQATPVTPIPPPAATAAVAPQPPIQATMGAAPTRNLESSPNKTDNGIQNFMQPSSSRWPKAEVQALIRMRTNLDVKYQENGPKGPLWEEISSGMRKLGYNRNAKRCKEKWENINKYFKKVKESNKKRPEDSKTCPYFHQLDALYREKAKGETTSFASGYQNVKPENPMVPIMARPEQQWPLQQDQQQQQQQQQQQQQDSAMEDHGSDNMDENDHDEDDGDEDEDEDEGAGYEIVTNKQASSVATTVE, from the coding sequence GGCAAAACTTATCGCTTCTTTGATCAATTGGAGGCACTTGAGACTAATCCCTCAATGCAATTGCCTCAACCTCCAACAAGGCCTCAGCCTCCAACGCCGGCCGCTGCGGCAATGGCCGTGCCAATGCACGCAGCTTCAAATCCTCCGATCTCGTCACATGGCACTGTTTCATCGGCTCCGCTCTCACCAAATCCAGTAAGTTTTGCTCAAAACTTTCTGCCCCAAAATGTTACTAGCAATGCTATTCCCACCATCCCTTCACTGCCACCTTCTCAATCACAACACTTGCATCCGCCGCCGCCAACGACGAACGCTGCAAatcatcctcctcctcctcctcatcatcatcatcatcatccgaGCAACACTACTTTTCCTCATCATCCCAGTTTATCGACGAGTATGTTGTCCaattcttcatcttcatctacTTCGTCCGACGAGGACATCGGAAGGCGGCATTTGaggaaaaggaaatggaagGATTTTTTCGAGAGACTAATGAAGAATGTGATCGACAAGCAAGAGGAGTTGCAGAAGAAGTTTTTGGACACGCTAGAGAAACGGGAGCGCGACCGGATGATAAGAGAAGAAGCGTGGAGAGTTCAAGAGATGGCTAGAATTAATCGAGAACACGATCTTTTAGTCCAAGAAAGATCCATGGCGGCCGCGAAAGATGCAGCAGTCATTGCATTCTTGCAAAAGATCACTGAACAGCAAAACCCCAACAATCCTAATTCTACTCCAATTCAGCTTCCAGCGCAACTCCAATTGCCAGAAACAACTCGAATCCCGCCGGCTCCGCCGCCTACGGTTCCTCCGTCGATGTCGGTATCAGTCCCACAAGCAACGCCTGTAACACCAATTCCACCACCTGCTGCTACTGCTGCAGTTGCACCACAACCGCCCATACAAGCAACAATGGGGGCCGCGCCAACGAGGAATCTGGAAAGCAGTCCTAATAAAACGGATAACGGGATTCAGAATTTCATGCAACCGAGCTCTTCTCGCTGGCCTAAGGCTGAAGTTCAAGCTTTGATTCGTATGCGAACCAATCTTGACGTCAAGTATCAAGAAAACGGACCCAAGGGACCACTCTGGGAGGAAATATCATCAGGAATGCGTAAACTGGGGTACAACAGAAATGCCAAGAGATGCAAGgagaagtgggaaaacatcaacAAATACTTCAAGAAAGTCAAGGAGAGCAACAAGAAAAGACCCGAGGATTCAAAAACGTGTCCATATTTCCACCAGCTCGATGCTTTATACAGAGAAAAAGCGAAAGGGGAAACGACTTCATTTGCCTCTGGATACCAAAATGTTAAACCCGAGAATCCCATGGTGCCAATCATGGCTAGACCAGAACAACAGTGGCCGTTACAACAGGATCaacaacagcagcagcagcaacaacaacAGCAGCAGCAGGATTCTGCAATGGAGGATCACGGGAGCGATAACATGGATGAAAATGACCATGACGAAGATGATGGGGACGAAGATGAGGACGAAGATGAAGGAGCAGGATACGAGATAGTGACAAACAAGCAGGCTTCGTCTGTGGCGACCACAGTCGAGTAG